A single window of Drosophila suzukii chromosome 3, CBGP_Dsuzu_IsoJpt1.0, whole genome shotgun sequence DNA harbors:
- the Unc-115a gene encoding actin-binding LIM protein 3 isoform X2 — translation MGKQKIYCAKCTKKCSGEVLRVADNHFHKACFQCCQCKKSLATGGFFTKDNAYYCIPDYQRLYGTKCANCQQYVEGEVVSTMGKTYHQKCFTCSKCKQPFKSGSKVTNTGKEVLCEHCVSGAPVSPSRQAVGGGVSSPAPPAESPTRATAHQQHGGVISHKAHLKEDYDPNDCAGCGELLKEGQALVALDRQWHVSCFRCKACQAVLNGEYMGKDAVPYCEKCYQKGFGVKCAYCSRFISGKVLQAGDNHHFHPTCARCTKCGDPFGDGEEMYLQGSAIWHPRCGPGPSESGIIINGGGGSTSVAGGASNGNFTDTECDRMSSSALSEMYIRSRTPSFNGSLYSSSRKHYRTVSPGLILREYGRPNAEDISRIYTYSYLTDAPHYLRKPIDPYDKTPLSPHFHRPSSYATTASNAGSVAGSRPPSRPHSRTRSAMKVLVDAIRSETPRPKSPGMNNEEPIELSHYPAAKKPPPGEQPKIERDDFPAPPYPYTDPERRRRYSDTYKGVPASDDEDENVENGKQNGKVKNGEEQQRLQREAEQLEKLNSGIGSAIAKDLKEHAKYRKWKQNNLDPRNASRTPSASKEPLYKLRYESPIGASPSRNLDHQKPFYEDEMFDRSTSYRGSLGKSLGNAPSYNVVSALRHVPKPGYGLAPRSHTFSSTTSAAATMHGATDFSYGGLGDKTHSTDLSCGKSEASVDSITEGDRRALMGGDLPASSTYSGALSYHYPQAGLIRRSLPNMAHSMLVHEPAKIYPYHLLLITNYRLPSDVDRCNLERHLSDIEFEHILQCARSEFYRLPQWRRNELKRRVKLF, via the exons ATGG GTAAACAAAAAATCTACTGTGCGAAATGCACGAAAAAGTGCTCCGGCGAGGTGCTTCGCGTGGCGGACAACCACTTCCACAAGGCCTGCTTCCAGTGCTGCCAGTGCAAGAAGTCCTTGGCCACCGGCGGATTCTTCACAAAGGACAACGCCTACTATTGCATACCGGACTACCAGAGGCTCTATGGAACCAAGTGCGCCAATTGCCAGCAGTATGTGGAGGGAGAGGTGGTCAGCACCATGGGCAAGACCTATCACCAGAAGTGCTTCACCTGCTCCAAGTGCAAGCAGCCCTTCAAGTCGGGCAGTAAG GTTACCAACACCGGTAAGGAGGTGCTCTGCGAGCACTGCGTCTCGGGAGCTCCCGTGTCGCCCAGTCGCCAGGCCGTCGGAGGAGGCGTCTCCTCGCCAGCTCCGCCGGCGGAGAGTCCCACGAGGGCCACTGCCCACCAGCAGCACGGCGGGGTGATCTCGCACAAGGCGCACCTGAAGGAAGATTACGACCCTAACGACTGTGCAGGATGCGGAGAGCTGCTGAAGGAGGGCCAGGCCCTGGTGGCCCTGGACAGGCAGTGGCACGTCTCCTGCTTCCGGTGCAAGGCCTGCCAGGCGGTGCTCAACGGGGAGTACATGGGCAAAGACGCGGTGCCCTACTGCGAGAAGTGCTACCAGAAGGGATTCGGGGTGAAGTGCGCCTACTGCAGTCGCTTCATCAGCGGCAAGGTGCTCCAGGCGGGCGACAACCACCACTTCCATCCGACCTGTGCCCGCTGCACCAAGTGCGGCGATCCCTTCGGCGACGGCGAGGAGATGTACCTGCAGGGCAGCGCCATCTGGCATCCACGATGCGGTCCGGGTCCCTCCGAGTCCGGGATCATCATAAACGGCGGCGGGGGCAGCACCTCGGTGGCCGGAGGTGCCTCCAACGGCAACTTCACAGACACCGAGTGCGACCGGATGAGCTCCAGTGCCCTTAGCGAGATG TACATCCGCTCCAGAACTCCGAGTTTTAATGGTTCACTTTATTCCTCTAGCCGCAAG CACTATCGAACGGTGAGTCCGGGTCTGATACTCCGGGAGTACGGGCGACCCAATGCCGAGGACATCTCGCGCATCTACACCTACAGCTATCTGACGGATGCGCCGCACTATCTGAGGAAGCCGATCGATCCGTATGACAAGACGCCGCTGTCGCCGCACTTCCACCGGCCCTCCTCGTACGCCACCACGGCCAGCAATGCGGGCTCGGTGGCCGGAAGCCGTCCGCCGTCGCGTCCCCACTCCAGGACACGCAGCGCCATGAAGGTCCTGGTGGACGCCATCCGCTCGGAGACGCCGCGGCCCAAGAGTCCGGGCATGAACAACGAGGAGCCCATCGAGCTCTCCCACTATCCGGCTGCCAAGAAGCCGCCGCCAGGCGAGCAGCCCAAGATCGAGCGGGACGACTTCCCTGCTCCGCCGTATCCCTACACGGATCCGGAGCGCCGGCGGCGGTACAGTGATACCTACAAGGGAGTGCCCGCATCGGATGACGAAGATGAGAATGTGGAGAATGGCAAGCAGAATGGCAAGGTCAAGAATGGCGAGGAGCAGCA ACGCCTTCAACGGGAAGCCGAGCAGCTGGAGAAGCTCAACTCGGGCATTGGATCGGCCATTGCCAAGGACCTCAAGGAGCACGCCAAGTACAGGAAGTGGAAGCAGAACAATCTGGATCCGCGCAATGCTTCCAGGACGCCTTCTGCTTCCAAAGAGCCACTGTACAAATTGAG ATACGAATCGCCCATTGGGGCCTCGCCCTCTCGCAATCTGGACCACCAGAAGCCCTTCTACGAGGACGAGATGTTCGATCGATCCACCAGCTATCGTGGCTCGCTTGGCAAATCGCTGGGAAATGCGCCCAGTTACAATG TGGTGAGTGCGCTGCGCCATGTGCCCAAACCAGGATACGGCCTGGCTCCACGCTCCCACACATTCAGCTCCACCACATCCGCTGCGGCCACGATGCATGGTGCCACT GACTTCTCTTATGGAGGACTGGGCGACAAAACCCACAGCACAGATTTGAGCTGCGGCAAGTCGGAGG CCTCTGTGGACTCCATCACCGAGGGCGATAGACGCGCTCTGATGGGCGGCGACCTGCCCGCCTCGAGCACTTACTCAGGAGCTCTCTCCTACCACTATCCCCAAGCCGGACTCATCCGGCGCAGTCTACCCAACATGGCCCACTCCATGCTGGTGCACGAGCCGGCCAAGATCTATCCCTATCACCTACTGCTAATCACAAACTATCGTCTGCCCTCGGACGTAGATCGCTGTAATCTAGAG CGTCATCTTTCGGACATCGAGTTcgagcacattttgcagtgcgCCAGGTCGGAGTTCTACAGGCTTCCCCAGTGGCGACGCAACGAGCTGAAGCGGCGAGTGAAGCTCTTCTAA
- the Unc-115a gene encoding actin-binding LIM protein 3 isoform X3 — protein sequence MYPRTFGTGLRTELGKTGQGKQKIYCAKCTKKCSGEVLRVADNHFHKACFQCCQCKKSLATGGFFTKDNAYYCIPDYQRLYGTKCANCQQYVEGEVVSTMGKTYHQKCFTCSKCKQPFKSGSKVTNTGKEVLCEHCVSGAPVSPSRQAVGGGVSSPAPPAESPTRATAHQQHGGVISHKAHLKEDYDPNDCAGCGELLKEGQALVALDRQWHVSCFRCKACQAVLNGEYMGKDAVPYCEKCYQKGFGVKCAYCSRFISGKVLQAGDNHHFHPTCARCTKCGDPFGDGEEMYLQGSAIWHPRCGPGPSESGIIINGGGGSTSVAGGASNGNFTDTECDRMSSSALSEMHYRTVSPGLILREYGRPNAEDISRIYTYSYLTDAPHYLRKPIDPYDKTPLSPHFHRPSSYATTASNAGSVAGSRPPSRPHSRTRSAMKVLVDAIRSETPRPKSPGMNNEEPIELSHYPAAKKPPPGEQPKIERDDFPAPPYPYTDPERRRRYSDTYKGVPASDDEDENVENGKQNGKVKNGEEQQRLQREAEQLEKLNSGIGSAIAKDLKEHAKYRKWKQNNLDPRNASRTPSASKEPLYKLRYESPIGASPSRNLDHQKPFYEDEMFDRSTSYRGSLGKSLGNAPSYNVVSALRHVPKPGYGLAPRSHTFSSTTSAAATMHGATDFSYGGLGDKTHSTDLSCGKSEASVDSITEGDRRALMGGDLPASSTYSGALSYHYPQAGLIRRSLPNMAHSMLVHEPAKIYPYHLLLITNYRLPSDVDRCNLERHLSDIEFEHILQCARSEFYRLPQWRRNELKRRVKLF from the exons ATGTACCCTCGCACATTCGGAACGGGGCTTCGAACTGAGCTCGGCAAAACGGGGCAAG GTAAACAAAAAATCTACTGTGCGAAATGCACGAAAAAGTGCTCCGGCGAGGTGCTTCGCGTGGCGGACAACCACTTCCACAAGGCCTGCTTCCAGTGCTGCCAGTGCAAGAAGTCCTTGGCCACCGGCGGATTCTTCACAAAGGACAACGCCTACTATTGCATACCGGACTACCAGAGGCTCTATGGAACCAAGTGCGCCAATTGCCAGCAGTATGTGGAGGGAGAGGTGGTCAGCACCATGGGCAAGACCTATCACCAGAAGTGCTTCACCTGCTCCAAGTGCAAGCAGCCCTTCAAGTCGGGCAGTAAG GTTACCAACACCGGTAAGGAGGTGCTCTGCGAGCACTGCGTCTCGGGAGCTCCCGTGTCGCCCAGTCGCCAGGCCGTCGGAGGAGGCGTCTCCTCGCCAGCTCCGCCGGCGGAGAGTCCCACGAGGGCCACTGCCCACCAGCAGCACGGCGGGGTGATCTCGCACAAGGCGCACCTGAAGGAAGATTACGACCCTAACGACTGTGCAGGATGCGGAGAGCTGCTGAAGGAGGGCCAGGCCCTGGTGGCCCTGGACAGGCAGTGGCACGTCTCCTGCTTCCGGTGCAAGGCCTGCCAGGCGGTGCTCAACGGGGAGTACATGGGCAAAGACGCGGTGCCCTACTGCGAGAAGTGCTACCAGAAGGGATTCGGGGTGAAGTGCGCCTACTGCAGTCGCTTCATCAGCGGCAAGGTGCTCCAGGCGGGCGACAACCACCACTTCCATCCGACCTGTGCCCGCTGCACCAAGTGCGGCGATCCCTTCGGCGACGGCGAGGAGATGTACCTGCAGGGCAGCGCCATCTGGCATCCACGATGCGGTCCGGGTCCCTCCGAGTCCGGGATCATCATAAACGGCGGCGGGGGCAGCACCTCGGTGGCCGGAGGTGCCTCCAACGGCAACTTCACAGACACCGAGTGCGACCGGATGAGCTCCAGTGCCCTTAGCGAGATG CACTATCGAACGGTGAGTCCGGGTCTGATACTCCGGGAGTACGGGCGACCCAATGCCGAGGACATCTCGCGCATCTACACCTACAGCTATCTGACGGATGCGCCGCACTATCTGAGGAAGCCGATCGATCCGTATGACAAGACGCCGCTGTCGCCGCACTTCCACCGGCCCTCCTCGTACGCCACCACGGCCAGCAATGCGGGCTCGGTGGCCGGAAGCCGTCCGCCGTCGCGTCCCCACTCCAGGACACGCAGCGCCATGAAGGTCCTGGTGGACGCCATCCGCTCGGAGACGCCGCGGCCCAAGAGTCCGGGCATGAACAACGAGGAGCCCATCGAGCTCTCCCACTATCCGGCTGCCAAGAAGCCGCCGCCAGGCGAGCAGCCCAAGATCGAGCGGGACGACTTCCCTGCTCCGCCGTATCCCTACACGGATCCGGAGCGCCGGCGGCGGTACAGTGATACCTACAAGGGAGTGCCCGCATCGGATGACGAAGATGAGAATGTGGAGAATGGCAAGCAGAATGGCAAGGTCAAGAATGGCGAGGAGCAGCA ACGCCTTCAACGGGAAGCCGAGCAGCTGGAGAAGCTCAACTCGGGCATTGGATCGGCCATTGCCAAGGACCTCAAGGAGCACGCCAAGTACAGGAAGTGGAAGCAGAACAATCTGGATCCGCGCAATGCTTCCAGGACGCCTTCTGCTTCCAAAGAGCCACTGTACAAATTGAG ATACGAATCGCCCATTGGGGCCTCGCCCTCTCGCAATCTGGACCACCAGAAGCCCTTCTACGAGGACGAGATGTTCGATCGATCCACCAGCTATCGTGGCTCGCTTGGCAAATCGCTGGGAAATGCGCCCAGTTACAATG TGGTGAGTGCGCTGCGCCATGTGCCCAAACCAGGATACGGCCTGGCTCCACGCTCCCACACATTCAGCTCCACCACATCCGCTGCGGCCACGATGCATGGTGCCACT GACTTCTCTTATGGAGGACTGGGCGACAAAACCCACAGCACAGATTTGAGCTGCGGCAAGTCGGAGG CCTCTGTGGACTCCATCACCGAGGGCGATAGACGCGCTCTGATGGGCGGCGACCTGCCCGCCTCGAGCACTTACTCAGGAGCTCTCTCCTACCACTATCCCCAAGCCGGACTCATCCGGCGCAGTCTACCCAACATGGCCCACTCCATGCTGGTGCACGAGCCGGCCAAGATCTATCCCTATCACCTACTGCTAATCACAAACTATCGTCTGCCCTCGGACGTAGATCGCTGTAATCTAGAG CGTCATCTTTCGGACATCGAGTTcgagcacattttgcagtgcgCCAGGTCGGAGTTCTACAGGCTTCCCCAGTGGCGACGCAACGAGCTGAAGCGGCGAGTGAAGCTCTTCTAA
- the Unc-115a gene encoding actin-binding LIM protein 3 isoform X4 has translation MYPRTFGTGLRTELGKTGQGKQKIYCAKCTKKCSGEVLRVADNHFHKACFQCCQCKKSLATGGFFTKDNAYYCIPDYQRLYGTKCANCQQYVEGEVVSTMGKTYHQKCFTCSKCKQPFKSGSKVTNTGKEVLCEHCVSGAPVSPSRQAVGGGVSSPAPPAESPTRATAHQQHGGVISHKAHLKEDYDPNDCAGCGELLKEGQALVALDRQWHVSCFRCKACQAVLNGEYMGKDAVPYCEKCYQKGFGVKCAYCSRFISGKVLQAGDNHHFHPTCARCTKCGDPFGDGEEMYLQGSAIWHPRCGPGPSESGIIINGGGGSTSVAGGASNGNFTDTECDRMSSSALSEMYIRSRTPSFNGSLYSSSRKHYRTVSPGLILREYGRPNAEDISRIYTYSYLTDAPHYLRKPIDPYDKTPLSPHFHRPSSYATTASNAGSVAGSRPPSRPHSRTRSAMKVLVDAIRSETPRPKSPGMNNEEPIELSHYPAAKKPPPGEQPKIERDDFPAPPYPYTDPERRRRYSDTYKGVPASDDEDENVENGKQNGKVKNGEEQQRLQREAEQLEKLNSGIGSAIAKDLKEHAKYRKWKQNNLDPRNASRTPSASKEPLYKLRYESPIGASPSRNLDHQKPFYEDEMFDRSTSYRGSLGKSLGNAPSYNGLGDKTHSTDLSCGKSEASVDSITEGDRRALMGGDLPASSTYSGALSYHYPQAGLIRRSLPNMAHSMLVHEPAKIYPYHLLLITNYRLPSDVDRCNLERHLSDIEFEHILQCARSEFYRLPQWRRNELKRRVKLF, from the exons ATGTACCCTCGCACATTCGGAACGGGGCTTCGAACTGAGCTCGGCAAAACGGGGCAAG GTAAACAAAAAATCTACTGTGCGAAATGCACGAAAAAGTGCTCCGGCGAGGTGCTTCGCGTGGCGGACAACCACTTCCACAAGGCCTGCTTCCAGTGCTGCCAGTGCAAGAAGTCCTTGGCCACCGGCGGATTCTTCACAAAGGACAACGCCTACTATTGCATACCGGACTACCAGAGGCTCTATGGAACCAAGTGCGCCAATTGCCAGCAGTATGTGGAGGGAGAGGTGGTCAGCACCATGGGCAAGACCTATCACCAGAAGTGCTTCACCTGCTCCAAGTGCAAGCAGCCCTTCAAGTCGGGCAGTAAG GTTACCAACACCGGTAAGGAGGTGCTCTGCGAGCACTGCGTCTCGGGAGCTCCCGTGTCGCCCAGTCGCCAGGCCGTCGGAGGAGGCGTCTCCTCGCCAGCTCCGCCGGCGGAGAGTCCCACGAGGGCCACTGCCCACCAGCAGCACGGCGGGGTGATCTCGCACAAGGCGCACCTGAAGGAAGATTACGACCCTAACGACTGTGCAGGATGCGGAGAGCTGCTGAAGGAGGGCCAGGCCCTGGTGGCCCTGGACAGGCAGTGGCACGTCTCCTGCTTCCGGTGCAAGGCCTGCCAGGCGGTGCTCAACGGGGAGTACATGGGCAAAGACGCGGTGCCCTACTGCGAGAAGTGCTACCAGAAGGGATTCGGGGTGAAGTGCGCCTACTGCAGTCGCTTCATCAGCGGCAAGGTGCTCCAGGCGGGCGACAACCACCACTTCCATCCGACCTGTGCCCGCTGCACCAAGTGCGGCGATCCCTTCGGCGACGGCGAGGAGATGTACCTGCAGGGCAGCGCCATCTGGCATCCACGATGCGGTCCGGGTCCCTCCGAGTCCGGGATCATCATAAACGGCGGCGGGGGCAGCACCTCGGTGGCCGGAGGTGCCTCCAACGGCAACTTCACAGACACCGAGTGCGACCGGATGAGCTCCAGTGCCCTTAGCGAGATG TACATCCGCTCCAGAACTCCGAGTTTTAATGGTTCACTTTATTCCTCTAGCCGCAAG CACTATCGAACGGTGAGTCCGGGTCTGATACTCCGGGAGTACGGGCGACCCAATGCCGAGGACATCTCGCGCATCTACACCTACAGCTATCTGACGGATGCGCCGCACTATCTGAGGAAGCCGATCGATCCGTATGACAAGACGCCGCTGTCGCCGCACTTCCACCGGCCCTCCTCGTACGCCACCACGGCCAGCAATGCGGGCTCGGTGGCCGGAAGCCGTCCGCCGTCGCGTCCCCACTCCAGGACACGCAGCGCCATGAAGGTCCTGGTGGACGCCATCCGCTCGGAGACGCCGCGGCCCAAGAGTCCGGGCATGAACAACGAGGAGCCCATCGAGCTCTCCCACTATCCGGCTGCCAAGAAGCCGCCGCCAGGCGAGCAGCCCAAGATCGAGCGGGACGACTTCCCTGCTCCGCCGTATCCCTACACGGATCCGGAGCGCCGGCGGCGGTACAGTGATACCTACAAGGGAGTGCCCGCATCGGATGACGAAGATGAGAATGTGGAGAATGGCAAGCAGAATGGCAAGGTCAAGAATGGCGAGGAGCAGCA ACGCCTTCAACGGGAAGCCGAGCAGCTGGAGAAGCTCAACTCGGGCATTGGATCGGCCATTGCCAAGGACCTCAAGGAGCACGCCAAGTACAGGAAGTGGAAGCAGAACAATCTGGATCCGCGCAATGCTTCCAGGACGCCTTCTGCTTCCAAAGAGCCACTGTACAAATTGAG ATACGAATCGCCCATTGGGGCCTCGCCCTCTCGCAATCTGGACCACCAGAAGCCCTTCTACGAGGACGAGATGTTCGATCGATCCACCAGCTATCGTGGCTCGCTTGGCAAATCGCTGGGAAATGCGCCCAGTTACAATG GACTGGGCGACAAAACCCACAGCACAGATTTGAGCTGCGGCAAGTCGGAGG CCTCTGTGGACTCCATCACCGAGGGCGATAGACGCGCTCTGATGGGCGGCGACCTGCCCGCCTCGAGCACTTACTCAGGAGCTCTCTCCTACCACTATCCCCAAGCCGGACTCATCCGGCGCAGTCTACCCAACATGGCCCACTCCATGCTGGTGCACGAGCCGGCCAAGATCTATCCCTATCACCTACTGCTAATCACAAACTATCGTCTGCCCTCGGACGTAGATCGCTGTAATCTAGAG CGTCATCTTTCGGACATCGAGTTcgagcacattttgcagtgcgCCAGGTCGGAGTTCTACAGGCTTCCCCAGTGGCGACGCAACGAGCTGAAGCGGCGAGTGAAGCTCTTCTAA
- the Unc-115a gene encoding actin-binding LIM protein 3 isoform X1 produces MYPRTFGTGLRTELGKTGQGKQKIYCAKCTKKCSGEVLRVADNHFHKACFQCCQCKKSLATGGFFTKDNAYYCIPDYQRLYGTKCANCQQYVEGEVVSTMGKTYHQKCFTCSKCKQPFKSGSKVTNTGKEVLCEHCVSGAPVSPSRQAVGGGVSSPAPPAESPTRATAHQQHGGVISHKAHLKEDYDPNDCAGCGELLKEGQALVALDRQWHVSCFRCKACQAVLNGEYMGKDAVPYCEKCYQKGFGVKCAYCSRFISGKVLQAGDNHHFHPTCARCTKCGDPFGDGEEMYLQGSAIWHPRCGPGPSESGIIINGGGGSTSVAGGASNGNFTDTECDRMSSSALSEMYIRSRTPSFNGSLYSSSRKHYRTVSPGLILREYGRPNAEDISRIYTYSYLTDAPHYLRKPIDPYDKTPLSPHFHRPSSYATTASNAGSVAGSRPPSRPHSRTRSAMKVLVDAIRSETPRPKSPGMNNEEPIELSHYPAAKKPPPGEQPKIERDDFPAPPYPYTDPERRRRYSDTYKGVPASDDEDENVENGKQNGKVKNGEEQQRLQREAEQLEKLNSGIGSAIAKDLKEHAKYRKWKQNNLDPRNASRTPSASKEPLYKLRYESPIGASPSRNLDHQKPFYEDEMFDRSTSYRGSLGKSLGNAPSYNVVSALRHVPKPGYGLAPRSHTFSSTTSAAATMHGATDFSYGGLGDKTHSTDLSCGKSEASVDSITEGDRRALMGGDLPASSTYSGALSYHYPQAGLIRRSLPNMAHSMLVHEPAKIYPYHLLLITNYRLPSDVDRCNLERHLSDIEFEHILQCARSEFYRLPQWRRNELKRRVKLF; encoded by the exons ATGTACCCTCGCACATTCGGAACGGGGCTTCGAACTGAGCTCGGCAAAACGGGGCAAG GTAAACAAAAAATCTACTGTGCGAAATGCACGAAAAAGTGCTCCGGCGAGGTGCTTCGCGTGGCGGACAACCACTTCCACAAGGCCTGCTTCCAGTGCTGCCAGTGCAAGAAGTCCTTGGCCACCGGCGGATTCTTCACAAAGGACAACGCCTACTATTGCATACCGGACTACCAGAGGCTCTATGGAACCAAGTGCGCCAATTGCCAGCAGTATGTGGAGGGAGAGGTGGTCAGCACCATGGGCAAGACCTATCACCAGAAGTGCTTCACCTGCTCCAAGTGCAAGCAGCCCTTCAAGTCGGGCAGTAAG GTTACCAACACCGGTAAGGAGGTGCTCTGCGAGCACTGCGTCTCGGGAGCTCCCGTGTCGCCCAGTCGCCAGGCCGTCGGAGGAGGCGTCTCCTCGCCAGCTCCGCCGGCGGAGAGTCCCACGAGGGCCACTGCCCACCAGCAGCACGGCGGGGTGATCTCGCACAAGGCGCACCTGAAGGAAGATTACGACCCTAACGACTGTGCAGGATGCGGAGAGCTGCTGAAGGAGGGCCAGGCCCTGGTGGCCCTGGACAGGCAGTGGCACGTCTCCTGCTTCCGGTGCAAGGCCTGCCAGGCGGTGCTCAACGGGGAGTACATGGGCAAAGACGCGGTGCCCTACTGCGAGAAGTGCTACCAGAAGGGATTCGGGGTGAAGTGCGCCTACTGCAGTCGCTTCATCAGCGGCAAGGTGCTCCAGGCGGGCGACAACCACCACTTCCATCCGACCTGTGCCCGCTGCACCAAGTGCGGCGATCCCTTCGGCGACGGCGAGGAGATGTACCTGCAGGGCAGCGCCATCTGGCATCCACGATGCGGTCCGGGTCCCTCCGAGTCCGGGATCATCATAAACGGCGGCGGGGGCAGCACCTCGGTGGCCGGAGGTGCCTCCAACGGCAACTTCACAGACACCGAGTGCGACCGGATGAGCTCCAGTGCCCTTAGCGAGATG TACATCCGCTCCAGAACTCCGAGTTTTAATGGTTCACTTTATTCCTCTAGCCGCAAG CACTATCGAACGGTGAGTCCGGGTCTGATACTCCGGGAGTACGGGCGACCCAATGCCGAGGACATCTCGCGCATCTACACCTACAGCTATCTGACGGATGCGCCGCACTATCTGAGGAAGCCGATCGATCCGTATGACAAGACGCCGCTGTCGCCGCACTTCCACCGGCCCTCCTCGTACGCCACCACGGCCAGCAATGCGGGCTCGGTGGCCGGAAGCCGTCCGCCGTCGCGTCCCCACTCCAGGACACGCAGCGCCATGAAGGTCCTGGTGGACGCCATCCGCTCGGAGACGCCGCGGCCCAAGAGTCCGGGCATGAACAACGAGGAGCCCATCGAGCTCTCCCACTATCCGGCTGCCAAGAAGCCGCCGCCAGGCGAGCAGCCCAAGATCGAGCGGGACGACTTCCCTGCTCCGCCGTATCCCTACACGGATCCGGAGCGCCGGCGGCGGTACAGTGATACCTACAAGGGAGTGCCCGCATCGGATGACGAAGATGAGAATGTGGAGAATGGCAAGCAGAATGGCAAGGTCAAGAATGGCGAGGAGCAGCA ACGCCTTCAACGGGAAGCCGAGCAGCTGGAGAAGCTCAACTCGGGCATTGGATCGGCCATTGCCAAGGACCTCAAGGAGCACGCCAAGTACAGGAAGTGGAAGCAGAACAATCTGGATCCGCGCAATGCTTCCAGGACGCCTTCTGCTTCCAAAGAGCCACTGTACAAATTGAG ATACGAATCGCCCATTGGGGCCTCGCCCTCTCGCAATCTGGACCACCAGAAGCCCTTCTACGAGGACGAGATGTTCGATCGATCCACCAGCTATCGTGGCTCGCTTGGCAAATCGCTGGGAAATGCGCCCAGTTACAATG TGGTGAGTGCGCTGCGCCATGTGCCCAAACCAGGATACGGCCTGGCTCCACGCTCCCACACATTCAGCTCCACCACATCCGCTGCGGCCACGATGCATGGTGCCACT GACTTCTCTTATGGAGGACTGGGCGACAAAACCCACAGCACAGATTTGAGCTGCGGCAAGTCGGAGG CCTCTGTGGACTCCATCACCGAGGGCGATAGACGCGCTCTGATGGGCGGCGACCTGCCCGCCTCGAGCACTTACTCAGGAGCTCTCTCCTACCACTATCCCCAAGCCGGACTCATCCGGCGCAGTCTACCCAACATGGCCCACTCCATGCTGGTGCACGAGCCGGCCAAGATCTATCCCTATCACCTACTGCTAATCACAAACTATCGTCTGCCCTCGGACGTAGATCGCTGTAATCTAGAG CGTCATCTTTCGGACATCGAGTTcgagcacattttgcagtgcgCCAGGTCGGAGTTCTACAGGCTTCCCCAGTGGCGACGCAACGAGCTGAAGCGGCGAGTGAAGCTCTTCTAA